Within Natator depressus isolate rNatDep1 chromosome 6, rNatDep2.hap1, whole genome shotgun sequence, the genomic segment TGGGGCGCTGGGtgtggggcgcgggggggggccgggctgtggggtgcagggtggtCGCTCTCCCCGGCGGTCAGGGCTGGCCCCGTGGGGCGCTGGGtgtggggcgcggggggggcCGGGCTGTGGGTGTGCAGGGTGGTCGCTCTCCCCGGCGGTCAGGGGCTGGCCCCGTGGGGCGCcgggctgtggggtgcagggctggggggcgctagggggcgccaggctgtggggcgtgggggggggcgctctccccggcgGTCAGGGCTGGCCCCGTGGGGCGCTGGGtgtggggcgcggggggggccgggctgtggggtgcagggtggtCGCTCTCCCCGGCGGTCAGGGCTGGCCCcgtggggcgcgggggggggggccgggctgtggggtgcagggtggtCGCTCTCCCCGGCGGTCAGGGCTGGCCCCGTGGGGCGCTGGGtgtggggcgcggggggggggccgggctgtggggtgcagggtggtCGCTCTCCCCGGCGGTCAGGGCTGGCCCCGTGGGGCGCTGGGTGTGGGCGCGGGGGGGGCcgggctgtggggtgcagggtggtCGCTCTCCCCGGCGGTCAGGGCTGGCCCCGTGGGGCGCTGGGtgtggggcgcggggggggccgggctgtggggtgcagggtggtCGCTCTCCCCGGCGGTCAGGGCTGGCCCcgtggggcgcggggggggggggggggggcggctgtggggtgcagggtggtCGCTCTCCCCGGCGGTCAGGGCTGGCCCCGTGGGGCGCTGGGtgtggggcgcggggggggggccgggctgtggggtgcagggtggtCGCTCTCCCCGGCGGTCAGGGCTGGCCCCGGGGGGCGCAGGGGGGAGCCCAAGCCCCGGGGGGCGACGCTGCATGGCCCGGCTGGCGGAGCGGCTGGGTGCCCCCCGCAGGCGCGGCGGCTGCTGCCCCCCGTGCCCTGGGCTGGcccggcaggggcaggggcaggggcaggggcagggggtgggggtaccCGCGCTGGCCCCGGTGCCCAGTCACGCCCCCCGgggcagtggtgggaggggcaggccCAGCCGGTGCCCACGCTCTGCCCCCGCCCGCCCCACCCGAGAGGGCCCCCTGCTGAGCATGCCGCCTGACCTGTGCTGACCTCTGAcctgcccccctgctgcccctgccccccatccagaGTCTCCGAAACTCATCAAATCACCTgtctgtgtttggggggggggcacaggaaATACTCCCCGGGCTTTGAGTGCAGTGGTTAAAGGGGGGGCAATGGGGTTGGGAACACAGGGCATGGGGGGCACGGGGGCCTCGGACGTTGGGGGGATCTGTTGGCGCTGGGAAGGGGGAGTTGGGAGCCTGGGCGGTgattacctccccctcccctggacaGGTAGGTGGGAGAGTGGGGGGCTGCTCCCATAGGTGACACTAACCCCTTTGCCCCATGGCTACCGGGGAAAGAGGCCGGGGGGCCCTGCCAGGCTGGGAGGGTTAAGGAGCGGTcacgtggggcgggggggaccaCGGGAGAGGGCACGTGTCTCCCCGCCCCACTGGAGATGCGGAAGCTCAACCCTGTGcagggccagctgcagccccaccgGGAGAGCTGCAGGGCCGGATTCgaacccagctctgggaggcgggcggggctggagccaggacgcctgggttctctcctcacagcccccgctttgccccccagcccaggatgGACGTGGGTGCCTATCTCTCCCGGATCGGGTATCAGGGCCCGACGGAGCCCACCCTGGAGACGCTGCGGGGGCCTGCACCGTTGCCACCTGTTCTCGGTGCCCTTTGAGAGCCTGAGCGTGCACTGCGGGGAGCCCATCACCCTGGCGCTGCCCCTGCTCTACGACAAGATCGTCCGCCGGCAGCGCGGCGGCTTCTGCTACGAGAACAACGGGCTCTTCCTGTGGCTGCTGCGGGCGCTGGGCTTCGACGCGGCGGGGCTGGCCGGCCGCGTCCGGAACCGCTTCACCGGGCGCCTCGGGCCGCCCCGCGACCACCTGGTGCTGCTGGCCCGGCTGGGGGGCCAGCGCTTCCTGTGCGACGTGGGCTTCGGGGACGGCTTCCTGGAGCCCCTGCGGCTGGAGCCGGGCCTGGAGCAGCCGCAGGAGGGCGGCACCTTCCGGCTGGGCCTGGCGGGGGGCGTCTGGGCGCTGGAGCGGCTGCGGGCGCCGGGCGAGGAGGGGCGGGTGCTCTACACCTTCACGCTGGAGGAGCGGGAGCTGGGAGACTTCGCCGCCATGGCCTGCTACCACCAGCATGCCCCCAGCTCCCTCTTCGCCTGCAAGTCCTTCTGCAGCCTGCCCCAGCCGGGCGGGGGCCGCCTCACCTACATGGGCTGGCGCCTCATCGCCACGCGGGGCGGGGAGCGCACGGAGACCCTCTGCAGCCCTCCGAGATCCCCGCCCTGCTGCAGCACGCCTTCGGGGCCCAGCTGAGCGGGACCTTGGTGCCCAAGGACCAGGACATACAGCCACCCCCtgagggggaggagatggggccagctccccccactgaatgaaggaggggagggggggccgaGACCCCCGACAGCACCCCTGGGGGCCCGGCTCTGAGAGCTGTAGGGAGAGGGAGCTGTAAAACATGCCAGCCAGGGCAGAAACCTGGCTGGGGTGAGCTGCTGGGCCCAAAGGGAAGAACGAGGGgtggtctgggagccaggactcctgggttctatcccccgCTCTGGGAAGGAAGCAGTGTCTAGTGGGTTGGCTTGGGCTcggctcaggactcctgggttccatccctggctcgGACACCGACTCTGTGTGATGCTGGATGGGTCCATCCCTGTGGTGCATTGAGCGtgtgagctctgtggggcagggcctgcctTATGCTGAGCAGCgagggggccctgatccctggGTGTGAGGGTCCTTGCAGGGTCCGGCGCGGTGCCactccttccagccccacagctgtCTCCGCCCACCCCCTCCTCACAAAATAAAGGGCAAGAGGCTCAGGACCAAGGGCTGggttcatttatttatttcataaaaGCAACTTCCCCGTGCCAGGGGGGATAAAACGCCCCTAAAGTCCCCTATTTACAGAACGGGCCGCCGGGGGTGGGTCTGGGTCTAGGCCTCGATGACATGATGGGCAggctccaggccctgcccaggTGCAGGGGGGTTCCTcggggggcagggccatgcccagctgctgcagggtgcTAGGAAGGGGGATCCCCCGGCTCAGTGACAGCAGCAGCCGGTTCTGTGCCCAgctgtgggggaggtgtaggGAGGCACCCCAGGGGGGACTAGGCCCAGTCCTCCATCAGGCCTCATGCCCAGCTATGCAGGGGCAGgggcatcccagggctgggggggtgcgcTAGGCCCAGGCCTCAATGATGTCATGGGGCTCCGTGCCCAGCTGTGCGGGGGGCACCCCAGGGGGGGCTAGGCCCAGGCCTCGATGACGTCATCGGGCTCCGTGCCCAGCTgtggaggagggggttgggggcaccccAGGGGGGGCTAGGCCCAGGCCTCGATGACATCGTCGGGCTCCATGCCCAGCTGCTCGGGCGTGCGGGTCCCCGCCAGGCGCTGCCCGTCAAAGAAGAAGCGGAGTTGACGGCCGCCCAGCCCCATGGCCTCCTGGTAGCGCTCCATCAGCCGGTGCAGCGGCTCTCCCtgccgggggggagggtgttagcgggggggggggggcacaagccGCAGACATGCCTGGGAGGGGGCACTACAGGGACTGTGGGGTGACCCCAGCATCCCTCCCAAAGCAGCCccaggtggagaggggcctgCCCCAGGatagctgccccccccccccccgactgccccagCCAACAGCCCCCTGCTGGCTCAGTCCCATCCTCCTCCCTGAGGCTGTGACaacccccacatccccctccctctgcaaacAGCACCTCACAGCCCTCTTGCATGGCCCCTCCCCCGTAGACGATCGCCCCCAGATGGtgacccccctgcagctcccccttaCCCTGGGCACGCTGAGCGTGAGCTGAGAGTCCTTCTCCTGGCCTCGCACGGTCAGCCGTAGTTCCCcagggcccggcccggcccccggttcccccccaccctgcggcTCCCCGGCTGCCATGTCCACCACGCAATCTGCAGGGGACAGACGGACACAGAGAGAGCGCAAGGGGCGGGCAGCTGGGGGCGCTGCACTGAGAACTCCCCTGTTACCCCCCATCCCGGGTTGGGGGACCCCCACTGATAtcagaccccctgcccccagcctggggggcaCAGCATGCACTTCAGGGCCCGTGCCAGAATTTCTGCAACCCGCTGCGGGCTCGTCAGCTGACGGccatggaggaggagagaggccTGGTGCGTGGGGCGACCATGAGCCACCATGGGGACCCCAGCACGGCTCAGGCGGGGCAGCTGCCGGGGCAGCTCCGCTGGGAAGCCGTGTGCAGCACCGGGCGCCCGCAGAACATGGAAACATGGGGCGGGAAGGGACCTTGGCAGGTGGCAGGGCCAGGCAAACCTAGGCCagccctgacagctgtttgtccaaccCGCTCTTAGACACCTCCAGTGCTGGGGACTCCCCAACCCCCCTCAGCCTGTTCCAGGCCGAGCTCCCCTTACAGTTAGACAGTTTCCTAATATtcgacctaaatctccctgggcCGCAGACGGAGCTCATCACTTCCTGTCCTACCTCTAGTGAACACGGAGAATAACTGATCCCTGTGACGAAGGGGGAATTTTCTGTAGCATCTGTAGGAGTCtcacacctgcctcagtttcccctatactTTGCACAGCTACTCAGTGCGGGGGAAGGACtaagtttgctctcagggcagccTAAGACACAGGTACATTCATCACCGCCCTGGCTGGTGGAACGAACAGTcattaaggaactggctgaaactGCCCCAGGTCAGCAACGGGGCCAGAGAGCGCGGATGGCAGCGCTCTTGACTCCTGGCCCCATGCTCCCAGCGGGAAGCTGGGCACAGACCCCGGCTGGAGaaccaggggctgggaggggcaaGGTGAGGGGAGCAGTGTGGGCGCCGGGGGCTCTCACCTGGGAACAGACTCAGGAAGGAAGTCAGAGAGCGAGCAAGAGATAGACAGAGCCTGCCCCGAGGGGCTCCCCACAGCCTggcggggctctgggctgagcagaATGGACTGGGCTGTAACCTGCACCCCTCTGCGCGACCCTAAGGGCTCCCTGTGCCGTGCCCAGCTGACACACCTGACTGCGCGCCAGCGCTGTGGGACTGTCCCTGCCACGCTGGGCGAGGGGCACCGTCCTGGCAGCGTGGGCGTGTCTCTGCCAGGGTCTGGCTCCGCGGGACTCGCTGGGCAGAGCTCACGGGGGAAGCAggaggctgcagcccagaggtCCAGTCCAAGCAGGTGGTGAGGCCAAGTGGCCGACCCTGGAGGGAAAGGGAGACCCCAGGGGGTCTGGCACAGGGAAGGGATTTCCTGTGGCGCTCCCACCCTCGCCTTACCAGCCTTTATTAGAGCTGACCCCTGCTCTCAGGCTGCTCAAACTCACCCGGGTTTTAACCTTCCCCAGGTCAGGGTTCGGacccctcctctggcctctccACTTCGTCCCCCGCCTGGCTAAGGCCTGGTGCCCAGAGCTGCACCCAGCACTCCCACTGCGCGTGGGACAGCCGCCGCCCGCGTCCTGCGTACAGCGCTGCTGCGAGCGCACCCCAGCCGGAGAGCCGCCTTTCCCACAACGGCAGCCCCGTCCGCGCCTGACCCGCTCGGACCGCAGACCCCGCCCAGCCAGCGCGGCCCCAGCTGGTGCCTGGGCCAAgaggagccccctgcccctcactcacCGATGATGTCGGCCAcgcccaggcccaggccctggggggtgctgctggggggcagttcaACGTctcgcagcagcagcaggatctgCTCTGGCCGGACCTGCAGCCTCCCGGCCATGTGCTCCACCACCGCATGCAGGGGCTGCGACTGCGCCGGGGAGGGGACCGTCAGGGAGGGCCAGACGGGCAGTCCACAGCCACCCCCAGCCCGGCAGCCCACTGGGCTGTTCTGGGCCAGCGTGAGCCACGCAGCGGGGCTGGCACGGCAGGTGCCAAATCACCTGGTACACTCACCCCGAGTGACGCCAGCTGGGCCATTTCCCAGCAGATCCAGTGTCAGGCAGTTCCACCGCCCCCTGCAATCAGTGTTAATCTCACCCTGTCCTCCCAGCTCTACGCTGGGGGGTGAACAAGCCCCTTCCTCCACCtggcccctgtcctgccccctatCCTGTACCGGCACCTCCCTGGCCCTACCCACGCCCGTCTGAGCTGTGCGCTCTGCCTTTCCcagaccccccgccccacaaggGCATGGCCGGGGTCTGcaggctggggcatggggctcgctcagagccaggctgtgggggcagggtgggagatgCAGTGTCTGCagggggctcagtgcagggggagaAGGTGTGGAGGATATATACGGCCTGCATGGAGGCCCGGCACAAGCTGAGGGGATGAGGGGCTCGCTCACCAGCCACGTGGGGATGTGGAAGAGCGGAGAGGTGGGGGTGcggcggggggggtgtcactcACCATCTCCACGGCGACACGGTGGATCTCGGCCCGGCACCGCACCTTGAGCTGCAGCTGCCGGGGCGCGGGGCACGGGGGCGGCTCCACCAGGATCACGTCGTCCTCGGGCGGCTCCTCCCGCAGGCTGCGCTGGGCGGCCGAGAGCCACGTGCGGAGACCCCGCAGCTGGCGCGCCACCTCCCTGCGGGGCAGGGCCGTCAGACCCCcgtgccccacagaccccccaatCCCCACCTCCCTGCGGGGCAGGGCCGTCAGACCCCcgtgccccacagaccccccaatCCCCACCTCCCTGCGGGGCAGGGCCGTCAGACCCCcgtgccccacagaccccccaatccccacctccctgcagggcagggccgtCAGACCCCcgtgccccacagaccccccaatCCCCACCTCCCTGCGGGGCAGGGCCGTCAGACCCCcgtgccccacagaccccccaatCCCCACCTCCCTGCGGGGCAGGGCCGTCAGACCCCcgtgccccacagaccccccaatCCCCACCTCCCTGCGGGGCAGGGCCGTCAGACCCCcgtgccccacagaccccccaatccccacctccctgcagggcagggccgtCAGACCCCCGTGCACCACAGACCCCCGCgccccacagaccccccaatccccacctccctggggggcagggccgtcaGACCCCCGACAGACCCCCGCgccccacagaccccccaatCCCCACCTCCCTGCGGGGCAGGGCCGTCAGACCCCcgtgccccacagaccccccaatCCCCACCTCCCTGCGGGGCAGGGCCGTCAGACCCCCGTGCCCCACAGACCCCcgtgccccacagaccccccaatCCCACCTCCCTGCGGGGCAGGGCCGTCAGACCCCCGTGCACCACAGACCCCCGCgccccacagaccccccaatCCCCACCTCCCTGCGGGGCAGGACCGtcagacccccgccccccacagaccccccaatccccacctccctggggggcagggccgtcagaccccccgccccccacagacccccccaatccccacctccctggggggcagggccgtcaGACCCCCGACAGACCCCCGCGCCCCACAGACCCTCCAATCCCCACCTCCCTGCGGGGCAGGGCCGTCAGACCCCCGCgccccacagaccccccaatCCCCACCTCCCTGCGGGGCAGGGCCGTCAGACCCCCGCgccccacagaccccccaatCCCCACCTCCCTGCGGGGCAGGGCCGTCAGACCCCCGTGCCCCACAGACCCCcgtgccccacagaccccccaatCCCCACCTCCCTGCGGGGCAGGGCCGTCAGACCCCCGTGCCCCACAGACCCCcgtgccccacagaccccccaatCCCCACCTCCCTGCGGGCAGGACCGTCAGACCCCCGCGCCCACAGACCCCCCAATCCCCACCTCCCTGCGGGGCAGGGCCGTCAGACCCCcgtgccccacagaccccccaatCCCCACCTCCCTGCGGGGCAGGGCCGTCAGACCCCCGTGCCCCACAGACCCCcgtgccccacagaccccccaatccccacctccctgcagggcagggccgtCAGACCCCGTGCACCACAGACCCCCGCgccccacagaccccccaatccccacctccctggggggcagggccgtcaGACCCCCGACAGACCCCCGCgccccacagaccccccaatCCCCACCTCCCTGCGGGGCAGGGCCGTCAGACCCCcgtgccccacagaccccccaatCCCCACCTCCCTGCGGGGCAGGGCCGTCAGACCCCCGTGCCCCACAGACCCCcgtgccccacagaccccccaatCCCCACCTCCCTGCGGGGCAGGGCCGTCAGACCCCCGTGCACCACAGACCCCCGCgccccacagaccccccaatCCCCACCTCCCTGCGGGGCAGGACCGtcagacccccgccccccacagaccccccaatccccacctccctggggggcagggccgtcagacccccgccccccacagacccccccaatccccacctccctggggggcagggccgtcaGACCCCCGACAGACCCCCGCGCCCCACAGACCCTCCaatccccacctccctggggggcagggccttcaGACCCCcgacagacccctgtgccccacagacccccaccccacacacacctcccttggggggcagggctgttaGAGCCCCCCCACAGACCCAcgtgccccacagaccccccGACAGACcttccccccacatctcccacctCCAGAGACTCCCCAGACAGATCCCCCCCAGAGACCCTCCCTGCTCTCTACAAGGGAGGTGCGCCCCAGAGAATCTGCCCCTCAATTCCCCAACTCCTGCAGGGTCAGAGATTTcaacagagacccccccacccagccccacctccctgaggGGACAAGCCCAGCGATACCCCCCCATCCTTACAACCCCCATGTGTGCAGCCCCTCACCGGCGGGTCCGGCCCCTCTGTCTGCGTgtgggctgtggtgggggagagggggactcGTCCCggaccctgagagagagagagcagggggtgAGATGGGGCTGCTGTGCCCCATAAGTgatggcccccccccccccagggacagaCCCCAAAGCCAGGGGCCACAGAGCCCGAGCCACGCCCCCACCTCCCCTTTAtagccctgtcccctccccccatatacCTCCATTGTAACCCTGTCCCCACccggatccccccacccccattagagcctaatccctcccccccacctgcaATCCCTCCCACAGTAACCCTGCCgcaatccctcccccccacctacGTTCtcgctgccccctgctgctgtggctcctcctccagccagtcAGTGCAGGGGCCCTGGGGGAGGCGTGGGGCGTGAGGCCGCTCCGGCCGGGGGGGCGTGACAGGGCCAATCTCATCCACGTCCAGATCTgcccctggcggggggaggggagacagcagctGTGACTGCCAGGCagggggcacctctccccacagctgccccccccccaagacaatGAACCGCCATCCAGTGCACGTACCCCAAGCCCCCCAGATACAAATCCCCTGACCCCTCACCTGGcacatctcccccccacccagcacacATAGCCacatattaaaggaactggcacctGAAATTGCAAGCCCCACACCAAGGATTTTAATGACTCTAAACTCGGGGGTCATATCCTATGACTGGAGAGCTGCTAATATAGTtcatatttttaagaaaggggaaaaaacgtGATCCAGGAAACtccaggcctgttagtttgacctcaattgtacgcaaggtcttggaacaaattttgaaagagaaagttgtTAAGGACGTGGGGTGAACAGTAATTGAGATAAAATACAACAGGGCTTTACAAAAGGTGGATCCTGCCTGagctccttctttgagaaaagaTCTGATGTTTTAGACAAAGGAAGTGCAGTGGATCCAATCTACCCGGATGTCCGGAAGGCTTTGGAtccagttccacatgggaaactATTAGTTACATTGGAGAAGAGGGGGATTAATAGGAGAactgaaaggtgggtaaggaactggttaaaggggagactacaaccagtcctactgaaaggtgaactgtcaggctggagggaggttactagtggagttcctcaaggatcggtcttgggatcaatcttatttaacatttttattacgcttgtcgattaatcgcagttaactcagttaactcaaaaaatttcatcacgattaatcacagttttaatcacattgttaaacaatagaataccaactgaaatgtattaaatattttggatgtttttctacatttttcctatatattgtaattgaaataaaagtgtataacttttttataaatgtttgcactgtaaaaatgacaaacaaaagaaatagtatttttcaattcacctcatacaagtcatACAAGACaaatctttgtcgtgaaagtgcaacttaaacaAATGTAGATTGTTACATAACcacattcaaaaaacaaaacaa encodes:
- the NFATC2IP gene encoding NFATC2-interacting protein; translated protein: MAEQVGPAPPPIYVGGSSSSDGEEELVRPPRGAAGQPRPKRRRVLCSTQVPAVPVYSNKVNSSFQLCPAELHPEVPTLQWQGGADLDVDEIGPVTPPRPERPHAPRLPQGPCTDWLEEEPQQQGAARTVRDESPSPPPQPTRRQRGRTRREVARQLRGLRTWLSAAQRSLREEPPEDDVILVEPPPCPAPRQLQLKVRCRAEIHRVAVEMSQPLHAVVEHMAGRLQVRPEQILLLLRDVELPPSSTPQGLGLGVADIIDCVVDMAAGEPQGGGEPGAGPGPGELRLTVRGQEKDSQLTLSVPRGEPLHRLMERYQEAMGLGGRQLRFFFDGQRLAGTRTPEQLGMEPDDVIEAWA